The Equus caballus isolate H_3958 breed thoroughbred chromosome 19, TB-T2T, whole genome shotgun sequence DNA window ctttaatagaataaaattagGGGCAAAAATGATACTAAACAGCACCCAGTCATTCTCAGAGAACTGTCACACAATGAATGAACCACTATTTCCCCAACCTTTCTGCATTGTAAATTAGTCGAAATCCCACCTTCCACTACCTCCCCCAGAAGTTTCGATGGAGTGAATTGCAATTCAGCCTGGGCGTGGAGTGTCAGAATTCAAGTTGCTTCCTGAGGGGTAACCCCAGGTCTTGGCGATATCTGTAGATAAAAGAGACGCTGATAAATTTGGGATGTAATTGCCAGATTGGATTGGTGTCTTCTTTCCCTCGACCAACCGCTGCAACCAGGTCCCTTTAAGAAACTAGGAACCCGCCGGGCGTCCAAACCCCAGACGGAgcctcttctctgctcctcccctgtcCCCGCGCGGCGAATGGTTCGCGCCGGCCTATATTTACCCGAGATCTCCTCAGACCGTAAGGATGTGAGCCTGGCGAGCCGGCCACCGCTCCCAGCACCAGAGGGGGCGCGCTGGAAAGGCGGGCAGCAGACCGAGGGGGATCCCGAGAGCGGAGTCGGACACCCCCCGGAGGAAAGAAATGAGGTAGCGACCGACCCTGGAGCCGACCATGCGCGCGCCCCGCCCGTGGAGCCCCGCGCCGCCCCGGCCGAGCCCGAGTCCCCGGCGTCCGGCCGGAGCGAAGATGCAGTGAGCGGGACTGCTGCGCGGGGCCCGCCGCGGCCAGCCGGACCCGCCATCTGACCGCGCTTGGGGCAGGAGCTGATTCTGGGACCAGCGCAGCCGAGGGACTCTCTGTCTCCAGCACCCCTTAGGGTGGGGAGCACTGGCCCCTGGGCCCTTGAGTTTCCGCGGTTtctggccccagccctggggaTTGTGTGTGAGCGAGAGGGGGCCCTTTTCACGTTTGCCGAGGAGTTCCTGCATATTCTCGCACCATCGCGGCTGCCTTTGCTGGGGGGCTCCCTCTATTTATTTGCACGCGcgcatctcttttttttttttttttttgctagagaCATTTTCCGCTCCACTCTCGTTCAGtctttctctcattttgcttGCCTAAGACTCTTTGCCCTCGTCCTTGCCCAGGCTGGGGTAAATCTGTGTGCgctttttttcttccccccacACTCGCCgctgaatattttcttctaagaattctACCCCTGCCTTCTCCAGCGGGCTTCCAGAGCGCTATACCTCCCCCACTCTCTACCACTGGGCCGCTCCCAGCGGAGTTTTATTTTTCGGCCCGAGTCCGGCCGGGGCGGGTGGATCAGCGGGGATCGCACCCGGCGCTCCGCTGCCGCCGCCCAGCTGCGCGGGGGCGCCCTCCGGAGATGCTGCCGTGGAAGAAGCACAAGTTCGAGCTGCTGGCCGAGGCGCCGCCGCGGCAGGCGTCCAAACCCAAGGGCTACGCGGTGAGCCTGCACTACTCAGCGCTCAGCTCGCTGGCGCGGGCGTGCCCCGAAGGCGCCCTCAGCCGGGTGGGCAGCATGTTCCGCTCCAAGCGCAAGAAGCTGCACATCACCAGCGAGGACCCCACTTACACCGTGCTCTACCTGGGCAATGCCACCACCATCCAGGCGCGCGGCGACGGCTGCACTGACCTAGCGGTGGGCAAGATCTGGAGCAAGAGCGAGGCGGGTCGTCAGGGCACCAAGATGAAGCTGACTGTGAGTGCGCAGGGTATCCGCATGGTGCACGCCGAGGAGCGTGCGCTGCGCCGCCCGGGCCACCTCTACCTGCTGCACCGCGTTACCTACTGCGTGGCGGACGCGCGGCTGCCCAAGGTCTTCGCCTGGGTGTACCGGCACGAGCTCAAACACAAGGCGGTAATGCTGCGCTGCCACGCGGTGCTGGTGTCTAAGCCCGAGAAGGCGCAGGCCATGGCCCTGCTGCTCTACCAGACGTCTGCCAACGCACTGGCGGAATTTAAACGGCTCAAGCGGCGGGACGACGCGCGTCACCAGCAGCAGGAGCTGGTGGGCGCGCACACCATTCCGCTAGTGCCGCTGCGCAAACTGCTCCTGCACGGACCCTGCTGCTACAAGCCGCCAGTGGAGCGCAGCCGCAGCGCGCCCAAGCTCGGCTCCATCACCGAGGACCTGCTCGGCGAacagcaggagcaggagctgcaggaggaagaggaagaggagcacaccgagggctgcctggaggaggaggaggatcgTGCCGGGGAGGGAGACCGGGCAGAGGAAGAGGCCGAGGCGCAGCAGGCGCTGGTGGTAGCCATGCACTTCGAATGCGGGGacttgctggacacgctggaGAGTGGCCGCGAGGAGGCGCTGGGGGGCGGCGGGGTCTCTCTGGGCCCCGGGGCTGGGCCTCCGCCTCTGCTGCTGGGCAGCGCCTCCGACATGAAGGCCGAGCTGTCGCAGCTTATTAACGACCTGGGCGAGCTTAGCTTCGGCAACGATGTGCGCAGCCTGCAGGCCGACTTGCGGGTGACGCGCCTGCTGTCTGGCGACAGCACCGGCAGCGAGAGCTCCATCGAAGGGGGGGCCCCGGACTCCACCTCTGCCGCCGCCGGGGACCCATCCGGCCCCATCGACGGCGCCAGCCCAGAAGAGCCCCACTCGGGCTGAGGTCCCAGCAATCTCCAGCGTGCGCCCCTGGCGCCCCACTGTGACTCCTACCCGTCGTGTCTCTACAACCTCGTTACCCCCCCGCCTGCCCcag harbors:
- the FAM43A gene encoding protein FAM43A produces the protein MLPWKKHKFELLAEAPPRQASKPKGYAVSLHYSALSSLARACPEGALSRVGSMFRSKRKKLHITSEDPTYTVLYLGNATTIQARGDGCTDLAVGKIWSKSEAGRQGTKMKLTVSAQGIRMVHAEERALRRPGHLYLLHRVTYCVADARLPKVFAWVYRHELKHKAVMLRCHAVLVSKPEKAQAMALLLYQTSANALAEFKRLKRRDDARHQQQELVGAHTIPLVPLRKLLLHGPCCYKPPVERSRSAPKLGSITEDLLGEQQEQELQEEEEEEHTEGCLEEEEDRAGEGDRAEEEAEAQQALVVAMHFECGDLLDTLESGREEALGGGGVSLGPGAGPPPLLLGSASDMKAELSQLINDLGELSFGNDVRSLQADLRVTRLLSGDSTGSESSIEGGAPDSTSAAAGDPSGPIDGASPEEPHSG